The following proteins come from a genomic window of Sardina pilchardus chromosome 13, fSarPil1.1, whole genome shotgun sequence:
- the urb1 gene encoding nucleolar pre-ribosomal-associated protein 1 isoform X1 encodes MSKKRTNKDKGVPRTPAKVSKKDPKEFNGTVFKSMLQDPTTVMKGLDTFIKAAQKLPCADLYDVVEGYIKISAECAEILKLLEEEHKVENKMLLVLQSLEIILLRVASDLSHFSMVGSTIVKKIASTHMKLLQTFLHSENSRFVRQCLTFMAAMVSQGPESAREVFSQIYFGKALSGLAQRRDKMGRPDVRLVYTQFAISFLLAGDNSSIVQLLETKDFLQDILSSGIKEDRISIVNLILATLQSKVVQNKAISKTQKVRFFTPSILSHIASLYRWNGIVDSDIEGHEARTPEEAGKIVVREQVHSFLLDLCCSRKHGISFHDPSLGTAGRAGNIVLLQFLVGLKDATKDELVTELVVSTLKSSPDVLARYLKESVHSFIPRPKSAWQDNISLLKKIYEAQPEVSRAFQTREFIPLPRLLTMAMVTSLPPVCNKAFFTQGLNCKNTVVQHTTLSMASFILKRALKNIEHCLDKSVWQCSDIYTSAMMEDFVQLYREALSKVLPDMTSIVYQWQLLTKKEKGEGDGGKVKAAEKNEEAEDTLAVTQGGDETQVILLKAVILQVMCLYQRVVPHLVSQSRFDFSKLLKGIVSEKGMKDEVPPILQYQILQLALELPASKFSWFRVQDTSDSESAGGEKSVFYLILKMFASSNTSHLKTSTRMLVLKVLKDSGVFEHTWRELELWLDRLACLEPSLQEPVIQFLDRVLVKLLCNPHTYTDKAASLVQASLSGQDGDAVSIPISHIDDVLDMVDVIMEGSEGEIEQLGPSLTDDLIMQSFPFSAIVPAVLEARNDLPAAYKEDKGVLYEYLSAVLCDVLHCQRDPLALCLALQQYDKELHASAEAKGPPHPSVVEFHQYYSKWLPQQSQETLFTSSETDSAAVSPVGFSAVMRAAYSQGPAALLQDALRLSADESLAALALSHFPTAVCQLLLYIQSTVENLSKLPKGTGVSVVGRLMEVLLAVVLKLQESETAEPEAAEGQEGEELFLDTTSGGKDNKDEVLLTVLKTILKHPCLEQWFFALELGTLPAHSLNPVQLKALCAQVSDSILSLLQAAVATLSQLGALDLIGGYISAVQRALVKELEEVAEKPDAKRHAKDSLALKALLALHTHMEVAGLKEVVSALLLLPKESLVVATVATGDGDVTKEESRPRLSVYGAAALRVLTESPSQDGALYLSRAHLGGLATLLTSCRSAALEDFFLQALTADPGSAKLVRTDVLLYCTKPGGGADGSSTQAVGSLLLQNCSTQRLRFERWCLETAGLGEEVMRNQGLLTLLSAYLKVAAREDPTRPSEVRAAVLTALQRTLLAPLWSTMLGAEAGETLGLLVEVLSNLIKLATKASDVLTLMPDLTASLQKPQSFERWQLADAISAKLEDSPEALESWRKSQLKAALRWLIASYSSCKETESAHLDQEEAILQRLEELVKISQEHVAVTDWNSFVKSGLKHRYRHHALLNTLTSLVELLYGDSDPPKGLLPLATIHMMSSSHSLFLPSMLGSEEELCSSPQVKEALISLSLALVKKCPSVCEMRHFVVLMGAYGATLSTADQKLLLLLQEYEKNGFSLMDFQCMLWGPAAVEHHKTRMSMGPSLWQQPSAEEMLVLLCPTRMQHTVSHFPQQRRIIPQEGKELIYKAEGDQDLADLYDPCFLLPLFSAILRPECVIDCLKFVSCHALGVAVTSLSSYDPKLRAAAYQVLASYYQHLEAARFKGKRQLLYLLDTVKNGIKQQNLRVPFVLTTYVAKVAQQMLRPEEHMYMVVNKFLLGHQYLDFKRVPEFFKLFYSSDLEHKVEREWMLSVLEEGVADRYCYELCDQQGLYHTLLGFCCSPLCDDSTQILIINVLRKTAHVTKGAYNLTKAHGLLTWLMQVLERRFVDPKLLSAIVDLGHTLWFTNLGQKESRAEESSSAAEEKDKPQAAVKCLPLPLVNEFLCVLLSVIKHLKTAGVKAPQLKLFLQTLSSVLTHRGIALGVHSEAGWLTLKAQLLSSLDILSLLHRWGTLARDTVLLNTLQGLATACQLKDIFGAGRERGRGKSSTHQQALRSRMEEQADTDGESEKRDQSLLEECKALLRNIFTHWEPAPQTLPVPSTAPQTDSEVPQTKRLEPVCMSHSTASLLIKWTLRTLALATYDSSSVLSFLKWVHTVALPHKGVIDALMADMAVKIDFLRLYHQACECGDPAQCSSREETLSLFTSIMLQLLEAQGVPMGPLHQTVVTTCLPKSTDDHTGREAGLLLLSLYIHELWSGVESAELFLTHVKLVTLDQGEKSKSNVVDICREILTVLESSMST; translated from the exons ATGTCGAAGAAACGCACGAATAAAGATAAAGGTGTCCCTCGAACACCGGCCAAGGTGTCAAAAAAGGATCCTAAGGAGTTTAACGGCACAGTGTTTAAAAGCATGCTGCAGGATCCTACAACTGTAATGAAAG GTTTGGACACTTTCATAAAAGCTGCCCAGAAGTTACCGTGTGCAGACCTCTACGATGTTGTTGAAGGCTACATCAAAATTTCCGCCGAATGTGCCGAAATCCTTAAGTTGCTGGAGGAAGAACATAAGGTTGAAAACAAA ATGCTGCTGGTCCTGCAGAGCCTGGAGATCATTCTCCTGCGGGTAGCGAGTGATCTGTCTCACTTCAGTATGGTGGGCTCCACTATTGTCAAAAAGATTGCGTCCACTCACATGAAACTACTACAGACTTTCTTGCACTCGGAGAACTCACG GTTTGTCCGTCAGTGCCTCACTTTCATGGCCGCTATGGTATCACAGGGTCCTGAGTCTGCCAGGGAAGTCTTCAGCCAGATCTATTTCGGTAAAGCTTTGTCTGGACTGGCACAAAGGAGAGACAAGATG GGAAGACCTGATGTCCGCCTAGTGTACACACAGTTTGCCATTTCATTCCTGCTCGCAGGGGACAATTCTTCAATTGTACAGCTTCTTGAGACCAAAG ACTTTCTTCAGGACATCTTAAGCTCTGGCATCAAAGAAGACCGGATTTCGATCGTAAATCTGATTTTAGCCACTCTACAGTCAAAG GTGGTGCAAAACAAGGCTATCAGCAAAACCCAGAAAGTGCGCTTCTTTACTCCTTCCATCCTATCCCACATCGCCTCTCTGTACCGATGGAATGGAATAGTGGACTCCGACATTGAAGGCCATGAG GCCAGAACTCCTGAGGAAGCAGGGAAGATTGTTGTCCGTGAACAAGTTCACAGCTTCCTGCTGGACCTGTGCTGCTCGCGTAAACACGGAATCAGTTTCCACGACCCAAGCTTGGGGACTGCTGGACG GGCAGGAAACATAGTGCTGCTGCAGTTCCTGGTGGGGCTGAAGGATGCCACCAAGGACGAGCTGGTCACCGAGCTGGTGGTCAGCACCCTGAAGAGCAGCCCTGACGTGCTAGCCCGCTACCTCAAAGAGAGCGTTCACTCCTTCATACCGCGCCCGAAAAGTGCATGGCAAGACAATATCAGCCTCCTCAAGAAA ATCTATGAGGCTCAGCCAGAGGTGTCCAGAGCCTTCCAAACACGAGAGTTCATTCCACTTCCTCGTCTCCTCACCATGGCGATGGTGACCTCACTCCCGCCCGTCTGCAATAAAGCCTTCTTCACTCAGGGCCTGAAC TGCAAAAATACTGTGGTTCAGCACACCACTTTGTCCATGGCATCCTTCATCCTGAAGAGGGCCCTGAAGAACATCGAGCACTGTCTGGACAAGAGTGTGTGGCAGTGCTCGGACATCTACACTTCAGCTATgatggaggactttgtgcagcTGTACAGGGAGGCCCTAAGCAAG GTTCTACCAGACATGACGAGCATTGTGTACCAGTGGCAGTTACTGACAAAGAAGGAGAAGGGTGAGGGAGATGGTGGAAAGGTTAAAGCGGCGGAGAAGAACGAAGAAGCAGAGGATACCCTTGCAGTAACCCAAG GTGGAGATGAGACTCAGGTGATCCTGCTGAAAGCGGTCATCCTCCAGGTCATGTGTCTGTACCAGAGGGTGGTACCCCACCTGGTCAGTCAGAGCCGCTTTGACTTCAGCAAACTCCTGAAAG GTATCGTCTCCGAGAAAGGTATGAAGGATGAGGTTCCTCCCATTCTACAGTATCAGATCCTGCAGCTGGCTTTAGAACTTCCTGCCAGCAAGTTCTCCTGGTTCCGTGTTCAG GACACATCAGATTCGGAGTCTGCTGGTGGGGAAAAGTCTGTCTTTTATTTGATTCTCAAGATGTTTGCCAGCAGCAACACTAGCCACCTGAAGACCTCCACCAGAATGCTCGTTCTCAAG gttcTCAAGGACAGTGGAGTGTTCGAGCACACATGGCGAGAGCTCGAGCTGTGGCTGGATCGCTTGGCCTGTCTGGAGCCCTCCCTCCAGGAGCCAGTCATCCAGTTCCTGGACAGG gtGTTGGTGAAACTGCTGTGTAacccacacacgtacacagataAGGCAGCCAGCCTGGTGCAGGCCAGCCTCAGTGGTCAGGATGGAGATGCAGTCAGCATCCCCATCTCACACATAGATG ATGTGCTGGACATGGTTGATGTCATCATggagggcagtgagggtgagaTCGAGCAGCTGGGGCCGTCGCTTACTGATGACCTCATCATGCAGAGCTTCCCCTTCAGTGCCATAGTGCCTGCTGTTCTTGAGGCGCGGAATGACCTCCCTGCAGCATACAAAGAGGACAAAG GTGTGCTGTACGAGTACCTGTCGGCGGTGCTCTGTGACGTCCTCCACTGCCAGAGGGACCCGCTGGCCCTCTGCCTGGCCCTGCAGCAGTACGACAAAGAGCTGCACGCGTCCGCCGAGGCCAAAGGACCCCCTCACCCCTCCGTCGTAGAGTTCCATCAGTACTACTCAAAATGGCTTCCACAGCAATCTCAGGAAACACTG TTCACATCGTCGGAAACGGACAGCGCCGCTGTGTCTCCTGTGGGCTTCTCTGCGGTGATGAGGGCTGCCTACAGTCAGGGTCCCGCCGCGCTGCTCCAGGACGCCCTCAGGCTGAGCGCGGACGAGTCTCTGGCCGCCCTGGCGCTCTCGCACTTCCCCACGGCGGTCTGTCAGCTCCTGCTCTACATCCAGTCCACTGTGGAGAACCTCAGCAAG CTTCCTAAAGGCACAGGCGTGTCTGTTGTGGGGAGGCTGATGGAGGTGCTGCTGGCTGTGGTGCTGAAGCTGCAGGAGTCCGAGACGGCGGAGCCTGAAGCAGCTGAGGGTCAGGAGGGGGAAGAGCTGTTCCTGGACACCACCTCTGGAGGAAAGGACAACAAGGATGAG GTGCTCCTGACTGTGCTGAAGACCATCTTGAAGCATCCGTGTCTGGAGCAGTGGTTCTTTGCCCTGGAGCTGGGCACCCTGCCTGCCCACTCCCTCAACCCGGTGCAGCTCAAGGCCCTGTGTGCCCAGGTCAGCGACAGCATACTCTCGCTGCTCCAGGCCGCAGTGGCGACCCTGAGTCAGCTGGGCGCACTGGACCTCATCGGAGGGTATATTTCAGCTGTTCAGCGGGCACTGgtgaaggagctggaggaggtggcggaGAAGCCTGATGCCAAGCGCCATGCCAAGGACTCCCTGGCACTGAAAGCGCTGTTGGCgttacacacgcacatggaGGTGGCAGGGCTCAAAGAGGTCGTCTCCGCCCTGCTGCTCTTGCCCAAAGAGAGCCTTGTCGTGGCAACGGTTGCTACGGGCGACGGTGACGTCACAAAGGAAGAGTCTCGTCCACGGCTGAGCGTGTACGGCGCGGCGGCGCTGCGGGTGCTGACCGAGAGCCCCTCGCAGGACGGCGCCCTCTACCTGTCGCGCGCGCACCTCGGCGGCCTGGCCACGCTGCTCACGTCCTGCCGCAGCGCCGCGCTGGAGGACTTCTTCCTCCAGGCGCTGACCGCCGACCCCGGGAGCGCCAAGCTGGTGCGCACCGACGTGCTGCTGTACTGCACCAAGCCAGGCGGGGGCGCCGACGGCAGCTCCACACAAGCGGTGGGCTCGCTGCTGCTACAGAACTGCTCCACCCAGAGGCTGCGCTTTGAGCGCTGGTGCCTGGAGACGGCGGGCCTCGGGGAGGAAGTGATGCGTAACCAGGGGCTTCTCACCCTGCTGTCCGCATACCTGAAGGTGGCTGCCAGAGAAGACCCTACCAGACCCTCTGAAG TGCGCGCAGCGGTCCTCACGGCCCTGCAGCGGACTCTGCTTGCCCCCCTGTGGAGCACCATGTTGGGGGCTGAGGCGGGAGAGACGCTGGGCCTGCTGGTGGAGGTCCTCTCCAACCTAATCAAACTGGCAACCAAAGCCAGTGATGTCCTCACACTGATGCCAGACCTCACTGCTAGCCTCCAGAAACCACAGAGCTTTGAAAG GTGGCAGCTAGCAGATGCTATCAGTGCTAAGCTGGAGGACAGCCCTGAAGCTCTGGAGTCTTGGAGAAAGTCCCAGCTCAAGGCTGCCCTCCGGTGGTTGATTGCTTCGTACAGCAGCTGTAAAGAGACGGAGAGTGCCCATTTAGACCAGGAGGAGGCCATTCTACAGAGACTGGAGGAACTTGTG AAGATTTCTCAAGAACATGTGGCAGTGACTGACTGGAATAGCTTTGTGAAATCAGGGCTAAA ACATCGCTACAGACACCATGCCCTGTTGAACACGTTGACCAgcctggtggagctgctgtACGGAGACTCTGACCCCCCCAAGGGCCTGCTGCCCCTGGCCACCATCCACATGATGTCCAGCAGCCACTCCCTCTTCCTGCCCTCCATGCTGGGCTCAGAGGAGGAGCTGTGCAGTAGTCCTCAGGTTAAAG AggctctcatctccctctcgctcgctctggTGAAGAAATGCCCGTCGGTGTGTGAGATGCGGCACTTTGTGGTTCTGATGGGGGCCTACGGAGCCACGCTGAGCACCGCAG ATCAGAAgctgctccttctccttcagGAATATGAGAAGAATGGCTTTAGTCTCATGGACTTTCA GTGCATGCTGTGGGGCCCTGCAGCGGTGGAGCACCATAAGACTCGTATGAGCATGGGCCCGTCGCTGTGGCAACAGCCCAGCGCCGAGGAGATGCTGGTCCTGCTCTGCCCCACCAGGATGCAGCACACGGTCAGCCACTTCCCCCAGCAGCGCCGCATCATCCCACAG GAGGGGAAGGAGCTGATTTATAAAGCAGAAGGAGACCAGGACTTAGCGGACCTGTATGACCCCTGCTTCCTGTTGCCTCTCTTCAGTGCCATCTTGCGGCCAG AGTGTGTGATTGACTGCCTGAAGTTTGTGTCCTGCCATGCCCTCGGGGTGGCCGTGACCTCCCTGAGTAGCTACGACCCCAAGCTGAGGGCAGCCGCGTACCAGGTGCTGGCCTCTTACTACCAGCACCTGGAAGCGGCTCGCTTCAAAGGGAAGAGACAG CTTCTGTATTTGCTGGACACAGTGAAGAATGGTATTAAGCAGCAGAACCTTCGAGTGCCGTTCGTGTTGACCACCTATGTGGCCAAAGTGGCTCAGCAGATGCTCAGACCTG AGGAACACATGTACATGGTTGTCAACAAATTCCTCCTGGGACACCAGTATCTGGATTTTAAGCGTGTCCCTGAATTCTTCAAACTCTTCTACAGCTCTGATTTAGAG CACAAAGTGGAGCGGGAGTGGATGTTGAGCGTGCTGGAGGAAGGTGTGGCGGACAGATACTGCTACGAGCTGTGCGACCAGCAGGGCCTCTACCACACCCTACTGGGGTTCTGCTGCAGCCCGCTGTGTGATGACTCCACTCAG ATTCTGATTATAAATGTTTTGAGGAAAACTGCCCATGTTACCAAAGGAGCCTACAATCTCACTAAGGCTCATGGACTTCTGACATGGCTGATGCAGGTGCTGGAGAGAAG GTTTGTGGATCCCAAGTTACTGAGTGCTATTGTGGACCTGGGGCACACGCTGTGGTTCACTAATTTGGGCCAGaaagagagcagggcagaggagagcagctcTGCAGCAGAAGAGAAGGACAAACCTCAGGCTGCGGTCAAGTGCCTTCCCCTGCCGCTGGTCAATGAGTTCCTGTGTGTGCTCTTGAGTGTCATCAAACACCTCAA GACAGCAGGTGTGAAGGCCCCTCAGCTGAAACTTTTCCTACAGACTCTATCCTCTGTCCTGACGCATCGTGGAATAGCTCTGGGAGTCCACTCGGAAGCGGGCTGGCTCACGCTGAAAGCCCAGCTCCTCTCCAGCCTGGACATCCTCTCCCTGCTCCATCGCTGGGGAACACTGGCACGCGACACAGTTCTCCTCAACACTCTGCAAGGCCTGGCCACAGCCTGTCAACTCAAAGACATTTTTG GtgctgggagagaaagaggccgAGGCAAAAGTTCCACGCATCAGCAGGCTTTGCGTTCACGCATGGAAGAGCAGGCAGACACGGACGGAGAGTCCGAGAAACGGGACCAGAGCCTCCTGGAAGAGTGCAAAGCCCTCTTGAGGAACATCTTCACACACTGGGAGCCTGCGCCTCAGACTCTGCCAGTGCCCTCGACTGCCCCCCAAACCGATTCAGAAGTGCCTCAAACTAAACGCCTTGAACCTGTCTGCATGTCCCACTCAACAGCCAGTCTACTCATCAAATGGACGCTCCGGACATTAGCGTTAGCAACATACGACAGCAGCAGCGTGTTGAGCTTCTTGAAATGGGTGCATACGGTCGCGTTGCCCCACAAAGGCGTGATCGATGCACTCATGGCTGACATGGCCGTAAAAATAGACTTCCTCAGGCTCTACCACCAGGCCTGTGAGTGTGGAGATCCAGCGCAGTGCTCCAGCCGAGAAGAAACTCTCAGCCTCTTCACCAGCATCATGCTTCAGCTGCTGGAGGCACAAGGTGTCCCGATGGGACCTTTACATCAGACAGTGGTCACCACCTGCCTACCAAAGTCTACAGATGACCATACAGGAAGAG AGgctggcctgctgctgctgtctctgtACATCCATGAGCTGTGGAGCGGTGTCGAGTCTGCTGAGCTGTTTTTGACGCACGTCAAACTAGTGACGTTGGACCAAGGAGAAAAGTCCAAATCAAACGTGGTTGACATCTGCAGAGAAATCCTCACTGTCCTAGAATCAAGCATGTCGACGTGA